The following DNA comes from candidate division TA06 bacterium.
ACATGGATGCAATCAATGAAGAACAATGAATTTCCTCAAAGGTGTGGCATGGCCGCGATTTTTTAATTTAAGGTTGTAAAAATAGACGCCGGAAACAAGCGAAGTATCGGCTTTGATGGTAAATTCATACGTTCCGGCATTTTTATAGCCGACATTGCGGGATTTGACCAATTGCCCCGCCATATTGTAAATAGTTAAAATAACAAAATCCGGCAGGCTGAGTTGGTATTTCAGCTTTGAACTGGTTTTGAACGGATTGGGCGCTAAATTGCAGATGGATATAAGAGGCATTGCCGCTGTTGAAACGGGTTTACCTTGTACAGCTGAAAGCGCTAACGTGTCATAGCTGTATTCAATTTGATCCAAATGTTCCCAGGCGGCACAAATAATGTTTTTGTTATTTGTGGCGGCCGACACTAAAAGGGTATGCATGGCTGTAGTAAGCGGCTGGGGCGAAAACCACTGTCCAGCGCTGTCGCGAACAGTCAGATATACTCCCACAAAATAGCTGCCGATGCCGGGGTTTAAAAAACAATAAACCTTTTTATTGATCACTAATATCTGAGGTGTCGGTGTTTCTATCGTGTCCATAAATCCAAGCGGCTTTGACCAAACATTGTTCTTGCCATAAGAATAAAAGCTAACATAGTGGCCTGGTGAACCCGGTATCCTTTCCTCCCAAACCAGATGTACTGTATCATTCGATCCAATGCTTATACGGGGAAAGCATGATTGCCCGGTAGACGTGTCCGGAGGGTTGGCCATTTTTATCCAACTGGCGCCGTTATATCTAAAATATGCCAGGGGATAACCCAGACTGGAACGATAGTCTGAGGTTATTATATGCGGGTAGCTATTGCTGTCCAGGGCTATGTCTGG
Coding sequences within:
- a CDS encoding T9SS type A sorting domain-containing protein yields the protein MAVDKQNMVHAAWHVDSDTGGIYYSRWNWSSWTAPVEMAPDSNIKMAWPDIALDSNSYPHIITSDYRSSLGYPLAYFRYNGASWIKMANPPDTSTGQSCFPRISIGSNDTVHLVWEERIPGSPGHYVSFYSYGKNNVWSKPLGFMDTIETPTPQILVINKKVYCFLNPGIGSYFVGVYLTVRDSAGQWFSPQPLTTAMHTLLVSAATNNKNIICAAWEHLDQIEYSYDTLALSAVQGKPVSTAAMPLISICNLAPNPFKTSSKLKYQLSLPDFVILTIYNMAGQLVKSRNVGYKNAGTYEFTIKADTSLVSGVYFYNLKLKNRGHATPLRKFIVLH